The proteins below are encoded in one region of Planctopirus limnophila DSM 3776:
- a CDS encoding AraC family transcriptional regulator, giving the protein MNQSPSPTPASSGPNQQPFSSHFMSKYVQPAVSDRDFRNVEYRLHNRRSVALYRCSRDFATPSTPKPDFMLRLHLNKFPAQHEVNYGGGWLKRMPDSYVLAPPNVDSRVRGNLQNHFTSLILVFPETELRQVAGELLDAEGKHLWQPPSKELHDTSISTLMRQLWESSCSSAPAESVLIEGTFISLVGRLLLSGQQKRLAIPKYESSASLITSKALNYMQDRLSEKLTLEEIAKAAGVSRSYLIRVFAQATGKSVHARLIELRIERAKQLLIQYGRNMTLDQVALACGFWDGTHLTRSFFEHVGITPQQFRENS; this is encoded by the coding sequence ATGAATCAGTCTCCCTCGCCAACACCTGCCAGCAGCGGTCCGAATCAGCAGCCGTTTTCCTCGCATTTCATGTCGAAATACGTTCAGCCGGCGGTCTCTGATCGTGACTTCAGAAATGTCGAATACCGCCTCCATAACCGCAGATCTGTGGCCCTCTATCGCTGCTCTCGGGATTTCGCCACACCTTCGACTCCCAAGCCCGATTTCATGCTCAGGCTGCATCTCAATAAGTTCCCCGCACAGCATGAGGTCAACTACGGCGGTGGCTGGCTGAAACGCATGCCCGATTCCTATGTTCTCGCACCACCAAACGTCGATTCCCGTGTTCGCGGGAACCTCCAGAACCATTTCACCAGCCTCATTCTGGTCTTCCCCGAAACAGAACTCCGGCAAGTCGCCGGGGAGCTTCTTGACGCTGAGGGTAAACACCTATGGCAACCACCATCGAAAGAACTCCACGATACATCGATCTCAACGTTGATGAGGCAACTGTGGGAGTCTTCCTGCAGTTCGGCACCGGCCGAATCTGTGTTGATCGAGGGGACATTTATTTCTCTTGTGGGTCGCCTGTTACTCTCCGGACAGCAGAAACGACTGGCCATTCCCAAATATGAAAGCAGTGCTTCGCTCATCACCAGCAAAGCTCTGAACTACATGCAGGATCGTCTCAGCGAAAAACTGACGCTGGAAGAGATTGCCAAGGCTGCCGGGGTCAGCCGCTCGTACCTCATTCGCGTCTTCGCTCAAGCGACAGGTAAAAGTGTGCACGCCCGCCTGATTGAACTTCGTATCGAGCGAGCCAAACAGCTCCTGATTCAGTATGGCCGCAATATGACTCTCGACCAGGTGGCTTTAGCCTGCGGATTCTGGGATGGCACGCATCTGACTCGCTCATTTTTTGAGCATGTAGGCATTACTCCCCAGCAGTTCCGCGAGAACTCGTGA
- a CDS encoding DUF1559 domain-containing protein, whose translation MHRVCHQARVIRRGFTLVELLVVVAIIAMLISLLLPAVQQAREAARRAQCQNKLKQIALAAFNFEETFGYLPPGYNAAGTEPSGNIISATGITGSRTGPFPHMLPFFDQGAVYNTINRNQIDPDVSTTTQTFWTNEATTRTAAFTRLPILICPSSTPNPYDSTLQVNTALITFRSTSGTAATFVANGTPVASTLGGQPARNLGRTSYAGVAGWAGFIEAPTLDKYKGVFFRRSKTKLRDITDGTTNTLLFGEVRGDWRNEILYQSSAWMGTNSMPMCFGTVANNYYAGSGQTLLYRFASAHPGMAMFALADGSVRPFSINMDQVILRQSLSGIGDADVVGEY comes from the coding sequence ATGCATCGAGTTTGCCATCAGGCTCGCGTTATTCGCCGAGGGTTTACGCTTGTCGAATTGCTCGTGGTGGTCGCCATCATTGCCATGCTGATTTCTTTGCTGTTACCCGCTGTGCAGCAGGCCCGCGAAGCAGCCCGCAGGGCACAGTGCCAGAACAAACTCAAACAGATTGCCCTGGCGGCATTCAACTTCGAAGAAACTTTTGGCTATCTGCCCCCCGGGTACAACGCCGCTGGTACGGAACCTTCAGGGAATATTATCTCAGCCACGGGGATTACCGGTTCACGGACAGGGCCGTTTCCTCACATGCTCCCCTTCTTTGATCAGGGCGCAGTTTATAACACGATTAACCGCAATCAGATCGATCCCGATGTCAGCACGACCACGCAGACATTCTGGACTAACGAGGCCACGACCCGCACAGCGGCGTTCACCCGCTTGCCAATTCTCATCTGCCCCTCGAGCACTCCTAATCCTTACGATTCGACGTTACAGGTGAATACCGCCCTCATTACCTTTCGCAGCACCAGCGGAACTGCCGCGACCTTTGTGGCCAATGGCACGCCCGTGGCATCGACGCTGGGCGGGCAACCTGCTCGAAATCTGGGTCGTACCAGTTATGCGGGAGTCGCTGGCTGGGCAGGCTTTATCGAAGCCCCCACGCTCGATAAGTACAAAGGTGTCTTTTTTCGACGTAGCAAGACCAAGCTGCGTGACATCACCGATGGCACCACCAACACGCTACTATTTGGAGAGGTGCGCGGAGATTGGCGGAACGAAATCCTGTACCAGTCCTCTGCCTGGATGGGCACCAACTCGATGCCAATGTGCTTCGGCACTGTTGCCAATAATTATTACGCAGGATCGGGCCAGACTTTGCTCTACCGCTTCGCCAGCGCACATCCCGGAATGGCGATGTTCGCTCTGGCTGATGGCTCGGTCAGGCCGTTCAGTATCAATATGGATCAGGTAATACTCAGGCAGTCGTTGTCCGGGATTGGTGATGCTGATGTCGTGGGTGAATACTAG